The Chitinophaga sp. H8 region CCAAGGTACGCATAAGGTGAAAACCAGAGCAGAAGTGAAGGGTGCGTCCCGTAAACTGCACAAACAAAAAGGTACCGGTGGTTCCCGTAAAGGTAACATCCGTAACCCACTGTACAAAGGTGGTGGTACCATCTTCGGGCCTAAGCCTCATAGCTACGCCTTTAAGCTGAACAGGAAAGTGAAAGATCTGGCTAAGATCTCTGCCCTTTCTGTAAAAGCTAAAGAAAACAGCATTATCGTATTGGAAGATGTGAAATTTGATGCACCAAAGACTAAACAGTTTGTAAGCATCCTGAAGAACTTAAACATCAATGTAGCCGGTAAAAAGACCATGTTCATTTT contains the following coding sequences:
- the rplD gene encoding 50S ribosomal protein L4; the protein is MQVDIFNIEGKKTGRSIELPEEIFGVEPNNHVIYLAVKQFLAAQRQGTHKVKTRAEVKGASRKLHKQKGTGGSRKGNIRNPLYKGGGTIFGPKPHSYAFKLNRKVKDLAKISALSVKAKENSIIVLEDVKFDAPKTKQFVSILKNLNINVAGKKTMFILPEYNDNVYLSLRNIPTVAGTMLSDVNTYDIMNSNYLVFTESAAKIFTEEPIAAEA